In the genome of Chaetodon auriga isolate fChaAug3 chromosome 15, fChaAug3.hap1, whole genome shotgun sequence, one region contains:
- the hsd20b2 gene encoding hydroxysteroid (20-beta) dehydrogenase 2, translating to MSYTDVLAVIGGFTVVFHLLKLAWRCWCGFREYVLSKLWQVDLRTYGKWAVVTGATSGIGKAYASELARRGLDVVLVSRSNDKLQMVAKEIEDHYGRKTRTIQVDFTDGHSIYPVIAKELQGLEIGILVNNVGMTSSDNFAYFLEMPDAEKKITHLINCNTLSVPQMTRLVLPGMLERGTGLIINISSEVGIHPQPLLSLYSATKIFVRYFSQCLHAEYKSNGIIVQCVAPFLVSTNMTKTMTINFFVKSPSGFVREALNTVGHSSYTSGCLPHALQDMAFSILLPDWLRMSSVFIRKLRNLAKDTKYE from the exons ATGTCATATACTGACGTACTGGCCGTCATCGGGGGATTTACTGTTGTTTTCCACCTGCTGAAGTTGGCCTGGAGATGTTGGTGTGGATTCAGAGAGTATGTTTTGTCAAAGCTTTGGCAGGTGGATTTAAGAACATACGGGAAATGGGCAG TTGTCACTGGTGCCACGTCTGGAATTGGTAAAGCTTATGCCAGTGAG CTGGCACGAAGAGGCCTGGATGTTGTTTTGGTAAGCAGATCTAATGATAAACTTCAAATGGTTGCCAAAGAGATAG AGGATCATTATGGACGAAAGACTCGCACCATCCAAGTGGACTTCACAGACGGCCACAGCATCTACCCTGTTATAGCCAAAGAACTGCAGGGACTGGAGATTGGAATTCTGG TTAACAATGTAGGAATGACCTCTTCTGATAATTTTGCCTATTTCCTGGAAATGCCTGATGCCGAAAAG AAAATCACTCATCTTATCAACTGTAACACGCTGTCTGTCCCACAG ATGACTAGACTGGTTCTTCCAGGCATGCTTGAAAG AGGGACAGGACTGATCATCAATATCTCCTCTGAAGTGGGCATCCACCCACAGCCTTTGTTGTCCCTTTATTCTGCTACTAAG atttttgtgaGATATTTCTCTCAGTGTCTGCACGCTGAATACAAGTCAAATGGAATTATTGTTCAG TGCGTCGCCCCCTTCCTGGTTTCCACCAACATGACAAAGACCATGACAATCAACTTCTTTGTGAAGAGTCCTTCAGGGTTCGTCCGGGAGGCCTTGAACACTGTGGGTCACTCCAGCTACACCAGCGGCTGTCTGCCCCATGCGCTCCAG GACATGGCGTTCTCGATACTCCTGCCGGACTGGCTTCGTATGTCATCAGTCTTCATCAGAAAGCTACGAAACCTCGCAAAAGACACCAAATATGAATGA
- the slc12a9 gene encoding solute carrier family 12 member 9, which yields MSTERTPLITSGVCGLTVTSGACGAESDATPETNSGSPSKDPRKLNTFFGVMVPTILSMFSIVLFLRSGFVVGHAGLLQGLLMLIVAYTIISLTILSICAISTNGAIQGGGAYYMISRSLGPEFGGSIGLMFFLAKVCACGEYVLGLVEAILDVFGSDPESSLSGGVHVLPQGYWYTVLYSSVVLLLCLLVCLVGAHIYSRTAFVILLVVTVSLLSIFISSVAVKPRDFVITHQRSGNQTVHYNASYTGFNATTLRNNLGSGYALDYSTRSVMSFATVFAVMFTSCTGIMAGANMSGELKTPSISIPKGTIVAVFYTFTVYALLFILVSATCDRTLLIQDYGFLQKINIWPPFVTIGIYCASLSAAMCTMIGASRILHALALDDLFGLPLAPAAITSSSGNPWVAVLYTWGLAQCVVFAGELNAIASLVTVFYLLAYAAVDLACLALEWASAPNFRPTFQLFSWHTCLLGILSCLVMMFVINPVYSSGSIVLLLLLLLFLHYRSPTSSWGYISQALIFHQVRKYLLMLDVRKDHVKFWRPQVLLMVANPRSSCQLILFVNQLKKGGLFVLGHVQLGDLDTLPSDPVQQQYNFWLSLVDKLGVKAFVDLTLSLSVRQGTQHLLRITGLGGMKPNTLVLGFYDSCTPEDFFLQDTAFCDSSVGQGTEGEYNFGVDLPSLQAHFPPVRHVESPRWLSPEEYVGIVSDAIKMSKNVCLARYFFQLEGEGKDSKVDGSERTIDVWPLNLFQPGSRDYEDVCSLFLLQMACVLNMSNKWRHARMRIFLNVETESSDQGWVVNEETFRELLRKLRIRASIKIVPWDSVVQHHSHPDEEPTRALSKGFLSAVNCMLMEHSSQAAVRFLYLPRPPAHHSQSQQYLAEVEAVTNSLGPTLLIHGVTPVTYTDL from the exons ATGTCTACCGAACGCACCCCTCTGATCACCTCAGGGGTATGTGGTCTTACTGTGACCTCAGGCGCATGTGGCGCGGAGTCGGACGCCACCCCTGAGACCAACTCTGGGTCACCAAGCAAAGACCCCCGCAAACTGAACACTTTTTTTGGGGTGATGGTGCCGACCATCCTCTCCATGTTCAGCATCGTGCTCTTCCTGAGAAGCG GGTTTGTGGTCGGCCATGCCGGGCTGTTACAGGGTCTTTTAATGCTGATCGTAGCCTACACCATCATATCTCTTACAATACTCTCCATCTGTGCCATTTCCACCAATGGTGCCATACAAGGTGGTGGAGCCTACT ACATGATAAGCCGGTCTCTGGGCCCAGAGTTTGGAGGAAGCATTGGTTTGATGTTCTTCCTGGccaaagtgtgtgcatgtggagaGTACGTCCTTGGGCTTGTAGAGGCGATACTTGATGTATTTGGTTCAGATCCTG AGTCCTCTCTGTCTGGGGGGGTGCATGTGCTCCCTCAGGGTTACTGGTACACAGTGCTCTACTCCTCAgtcgtcctgctgctgtgtctgcttgtgtgtctggTGGGCGCCCACATCTACTCCCGCACCGCCTTCGTCATCCTGCTGGTGGTCACCGTATCCTTGCTGTCCATCTTCATCAGTTCTGTAGCGGTCAAGCCTCGAGATTTTGTCATCACCCACCAGAGGTCCGGCAACCAGACCGTCCACTACAACGCCAGCTACACCGGCTTTAATGCCACCACTCTGAGGAACAACCTGGGCT CTGGTTACGCGTTGGACTACAGCACCAGATCTGTCATGTCTTTTGCCACCGTGTTCGCCGtcatgttcaccagctgcacGGGGATCATGGCTGGAGCCAACATGTCAG GGGAGCTGAAGACTCCAAGCATTTCCATCCCTAAAGGCACCATCGTAGCTGTCTTTTACACCTTCACAGTCTAcgccctcctcttcatcttggTCAGCGCCACCTGTGACAG GACGCTGTTGATTCAGGATTATGGGTTCCTCCAGAAAATAAACATCTGGCCTCCGTTCGTCACCATCGGGATATACTGCGCCTCTCTGTCAGCTGCGATGTGCACTATGATCGGCGCGTCCCGTATCCTCCACGCTCTTGCTCTGGATGACCTCTTTG GTTTGCCATTAGCTCCAGCTGCCATCACATCGAGCTCGGGGAATCCGTGGGTGGCAGTGCTGTACACCTGGGGTCTGGCACAG tgtgtagtGTTCGCAGGTGAGCTCAATGCTATAGCAAGTTTGGTGACTGTTTTCTACTTGCTTGCCTACGCTGCGGTTGACCTGGCCTGTTTGGCTCTTGAGTGGGCGTCGGCTCCAAATTTCAG GCCGACCTTCCAGCTCTTCTCCTGGCACACCTGCCTGCTGGGCATTCTGAGCTGTTTAGTGATGATGTTCGTCATCAACCCCGTGTACTCCTCAGGCAGCATCGtgctcctgttgctgctgctgcttttcctccacTACAGATCGCCCACCAGCAGCTGGGGCTACATCAGCCAGGCTCTCATTTTCCATCAG GTGCGTAAGTATCTGCTGATGCTGGATGTGAGGAAAGACCATGTGAAGTTCTGGAGGCCGCAGGTGTTGTTAATGGTGGCCAACCCTCGCTCTTCCTGCCAGCTCATCCTGTTTGTCAACCAGCTGAAGAAGGGAGGGCTGTTTGTGCTGGGCCACGTGCAGCTGGGAGATCTGG ACACCCTGCCTTCAGACCCGGTCCAGCAGCAGTACAACTTCTGGTTGAGCCTGGTTGATAAACTCGGGGTGAAGGCTTTTGTAGACCTGACGCTTTCTCTCTCCGTCAGACAGGGAACACAGCATCTGCTGCGCATCACAGGCCTTG GTGGCATGAAGCCCAACACACTGGTTTTGGGTTTCTATGACAGCTGCACTCCTGAGGACTTCTTCCTGCAAGATACTGCATTCTGTGACTCTTCAGTGGGACAAGGGACTGAAGGCGAGTATAATTTTGGGGTGGACTTGCCTTCACTGCAGGCCCATTTCCCCCCGGTCCGACACGTCGAGAGCCCACGCTGGTTATCGCCGGAGGAATATGTAGGGATCGTTTCTGACGCCATTAAAATGAGCAAGAACGTGTGCCTTGCTCGCTATTTCTTCCAACTAGAGGGAGAGGGTAAAGATAGCAAGGTCGACGGGTCGGAGCGGACGATAGATGTGTGGCCTCTCAACCTGTTCCAGCCAGGCAGCCGTGATTATGAGGATGTGTGCAGCCTCTTCTTGCTGCAGATGGCCTGTGTGCTCAACATGTCCAACAAGTGGCGCCACGCGAGAATGAGAATCTTCCTGAACGTGGAGACTGAGTCCAGTGACCAGGGCTGGGTGGTGAACGAGGAGACGTTCAGAGAGTTGCTGAGGAAGCTGAGGATCAGGGCGTCGATAAAGATCGTGCCGTGGGACTCAGTGGTGCAGCACCACAGCCATCCGGACGAGGAGCCGACGCGAGCTCTGTCCAAGGGCTTCCTGTCCGCTGTGAACTGTATGTTGATGGAGCACAGCTCGCAGGCTGCTGTTCGCTTCCTGTATTTACCTCGACCTCCCGCTCATCACAGCCAGTCGCAGCAGtacttggctgaggtggaagCAGTGACCAATAGTTTAGGGCCAACGCTCCTGATCCACGGTGTCACCCCCGTCACTTACACTGATCTGTGA
- the gnb2 gene encoding guanine nucleotide-binding protein G(I)/G(S)/G(T) subunit beta-2, giving the protein MSELEQLRQEAEQLRNQIRDARKACGDSTLTQITAGLDPVGRIQMRTRRTLRGHLAKIYAMHWGSDSRLLVSASQDGKLIVWDSYTTNKIHAIPLRSSWVMTCAYAPSGNYVACGGLDNICSIYCLKTREGNVRVSRELPGHTGYLSCCRFIDDNQIITSSGDTTCALWDIETSQQTTVFSGHSGDVMSLSLSPDLRTFVSGACDASVKLWDIRDSMCRQTFTGHESDINAICFFPNGSAFATGSDDATCRLFDLRADQELSLYCHDNIICGITSVAFSRSGRLLLAGYDDFNCNIWDAMKGDRAGVLAGHDNRVSCLGVTDDGMAVSTGSWDSFLKIWN; this is encoded by the exons ATGAGTGAGCTGGAGCAGCTTCgtcaggaggcagagcagcttaGGAACCAGATAAGA GATGCCAGGAAAGCATGTGGGGATTCGACTCTGACACAG ATAACTGCCGGTCTGGATCCCGTGGGGAGGATTCAGATGAGGACGAGGCGCACCCTGCGGGGCCACCTCGCTAAGATCTACGCCATGCACTGGGGTTCAGACTCAAG GCTTTTGGTTAGTGCCTCTCAAGATGGAAAACTGATCGTCTGGGACAGCTACACCACTAACAAG ATCCACGCCATCCCCCTCCGCTCCTCCTGGGTGATGACCTGCGCGTACGCCCCCTCTGGGAACTACGTCGCCTGTGGAGGCCTCGACAACATCTGCTCCATCTACTGCTTGAAGACCCGCGAGGGCAACGTCAGGGTCAGCAGGGAACTACCTGGCCATACAG GTTACCTGTCATGTTGCCGCTTCATTGATGACAATCAAATCATCACGAGTTCAGGAGACACCACATG TGCGCTGTGGGACATCGAGACGAGTCAGCAGACCACAGTTTTCTCGGGCCACAGCGGCGACGTCATGAGTCTGTCCCTGTCGCCCGACCTGCGCACCTTTGTGTCAGGAGCCTGTGACGCCTCAGTCAAGCTGTGGGACATCAGGGACAGCATGTGCCGGCAGACCTTCACAGGCCATGAGTCGGACATCAACGccatctgt TTCTTTCCCAACGGCAGCGCCTTCGCCACAGGCTCCGACGACGCCACCTGCAGGCTGTTCGACCTGCGTGCAGACCAGGAGCTCAGCCTCTACTGCCATGACAACATCATCTGTGGCATCACCTCCGTGGCTTTCTCGCGCTCCGGCCGTTTGCTGCTGGCTGGTTACGATGATTTTAACTGCAACATCTGGGATGCCATGAAGGGAGACAGAGCAG GAGTCCTAGCCGGCCATGACAATCGTGTGAGCTGTCTGGGTGTGACGGATGACGGCATGGCGGTGTCCACCGGCTCCTGGGATAGCTTCCTTAAGATTTGGAACTGA